The Magnolia sinica isolate HGM2019 chromosome 11, MsV1, whole genome shotgun sequence DNA window AATCCACTTGGCTGCATCGGCAGAAACTTCTTCAATTTCTTCCATTCTTTCTTTGAATCCGATGGTGGTGATGGAATGAGCTGCCTTCCACAGAAGTTGAACAAGCCTTGAATTCTTGAACTCTCTGCCAATGTTTTCGCTTAAATGGCGCATGCAAAACCCATGGGATGCACTAGGAAATTTTCTTTTTACAGCATCTACTATGCCTTTCTGTCCATCAGACAGGATTGTTAGATGAGGTATCTTCTCAATGTTCAACTCTAGCAGCTTATGTAACTCTGATAAGAACCACATCCAGCTTTCATCGGTTTCTACATCAACAACACCAAAAGCCAATGGAAATATTGCACCATCCGCGTCGAAAGACGTAGCAGAAAGTAAAGTGCCAAGGTACTTGCTTTTCAACTGGATACTACCCAGACCAACAAGAGGTAGACAACCATTCACAAAGCCATAGATTGATGCATGAAAAGCAACAAACAGCCGCTGAAATCGATGGTCTGACCCGGTGGTGAACACTTGCGCAATACTTCCAGGGTTGGCTTTCTTTATTTGCTCACAGAATGCGGGAAGAAGGCAATATCCTTCCTCAGAAGATCCGAAAATTGCAGTCAAGCCTCGTTCCTTTGCTCGCCAAGCTTGCTTGTAAGGAATAGTAATCCCATACTGCTTCTGTACGTCTAGCAATATATCCTTTGGCTTGTAATGTACATTGCCCCGCAACCGTTCCTCTATAAAATTCACAATCCAATCTACTGATGCCTGGTGATGGCCAAGTTGGGCAGTTTTGCCACAAGTATGTGTCCCTTCAAGGCTCCTTATTGTGAAGGTTGGAGCATTGGGAAGCTTTACAGCACGTATGCGCCATGGACAACCTTccttggcacactttgcaaagTAACGAATCAGATCACTTTTTATTATCCGAAGCTCGAAGTGCTGAGCAATAGCAGCCTCCTTAATCATCTTTCGGAATGCCTTGACATCAGAGAACTCTTGGCCAATGGAAAATTTATAATCACCCATCTGTACAGAATTAAATATCTAGCCACTCCTTAGGTGCTGCTAAGATCCTTCCTTTCTGCTCCACAGCACAGAGGACAAGATGGAAGTGCAAATAAATCCTCCAGAAAATAAATACTTCATTCTAATTGGAAACCAAGCTACTGATAAAAGGTGTCTAAATCCTCTTTGCATGGAATGAAATCATGGACGAAAACACTGCAAGGAAACAACAACTGGAGTCAGCCTGAAACAGATTTCTCCAACGAATAATCTTAAAGGAATTGGATGAAATTAAAATATTCTTTATATCATAgggttttaaaaaattaaaattaaaaaaaattaaatttaaaaaaaaaaaaaaaaaaaaaaaaagaatccatGGGAATTCCCAACTTCCACAGAAGAAAATTGTTCCATGGCAGATGCATGTGATCACCTGCTCTAAATTTAGAAGGCAGTGAAATGGAAAcaacaaataaataaacagaAATATAAAGTAAAAACAGCAATATCTTGGTGAAATTTGAATTTAAACATATCTATAAAGTATCAACCAGTAACCTCTATACTTAAAACCCATTGCTTCACAAACAATAATCATCTCCCATCATGAAATATGACAAATTTACATCGAGATTACTTACTTTTGAAGTTCTCTGTTTGCATTCATTGTCCGTCAAAAACACCGATTCACTTTGCCTTTGAAGCCTCTGCTCTGCTGATTCAATTACAATATCTGCATTCTTGCTTTTCGTTGAGAGATCAATCAATAAGCTTCCTTTCAATCTTTTACAATGCAGGTTATATGAATACTATTTTGAAGTAGCAGCATTTGTTCTTTCCCAAAAGAGGTAAGAACTCTTGACATTCCTTCAGAATCTGCTGAGATATGCTAAAACAAAAGcattcaaaatatatttttatttaccAAAAATAGCTTTCAGAAATCAGCTAAGCTAAcagtaaaaaaaaactaaagaaagaaCCACATCACATTTCTCAATAGCAGGTATTGTACTATGCTCAGGCTGAGAGtttgtatatgtgaggcccatggttcagtcatccataccgttaatactACTGGCCAATGTGGACGACCATGCACCAAAATGTCCTAGATGGTTAGAAATCCTAAGCCTTCAATAGGTGGACAACAACCATGTTTCAGTAgttctcatggaaatcatcatagaataattattattatttcctttcttttcctttggaTTCACATACCCAAACATGCCTTTCAAGGAATAAATACAGAAACAGTTCACATAtagcaaaaaaagaagaaggaaaaaaggtCCAAATATTCCTATAGCTACAATCTTCATATCTATGTGATATTTGGTGCATGGATCATTAACAATAGGGTCCATTAAAtcctctttttggtttttttaagGTGACAatagggcccatcaaatcaacagtaTGGATCAACGAACCATTGGTCCTGCTCATACAAACCACCTGAATGTACAGTACAAACTCATGGCCAAGCATTCTATGACAACCCTTTCAAGGACAGCCAACAGTTCAGAGAA harbors:
- the LOC131218838 gene encoding uncharacterized protein LOC131218838 isoform X1 — translated: MGDYKFSIGQEFSDVKAFRKMIKEAAIAQHFELRIIKSDLIRYFAKCAKEGCPWRIRAVKLPNAPTFTIRSLEGTHTCGKTAQLGHHQASVDWIVNFIEERLRGNVHYKPKDILLDVQKQYGITIPYKQAWRAKERGLTAIFGSSEEGYCLLPAFCEQIKKANPGSIAQVFTTGSDHRFQRLFVAFHASIYGFVNGCLPLVGLGSIQLKSKYLGTLLSATSFDADGAIFPLAFGVVDVETDESWMWFLSELHKLLELNIEKIPHLTILSDGQKGIVDAVKRKFPSASHGFCMRHLSENIGREFKNSRLVQLLWKAAHSITTIGFKERMEEIEEVSADAAKWIKQVPPSRWAVAYFEGSRYGHLSSNIEEFNRWILEVRELPIIQVIEQIHSKLMAVFNERYVKSLAWTSILAPSAETRISESIAHAGGYQVLRSDEVEFEVISADRSNIVNIGTRSCSCRDWQVHGLPCSHAVAALLSCRKDVYEYTEKCFATARYRETYSQAIHPIPDKSEWRKAYDGEGDEDTRLVRPPKFRRPPGRPEKKRLCMEDQNREKHTVHCSRCNQTGHYKTTCKAEIIQRIEQY
- the LOC131218838 gene encoding uncharacterized protein LOC131218838 isoform X2, which gives rise to MGDYKFSIGQEFSDVKAFRKMIKEAAIAQHFELRIIKSDLIRYFAKCAKEGCPWRIRAVKLPNAPTFTIRSLEGTHTCGKTAQLGHHQASVDWIVNFIEERLRGNVHYKPKDILLDVQKQYGITIPYKQAWRAKERGLTAIFGSSEEGYCLLPAFCEQIKKANPGSIAQVFTTGSDHRFQRLFVAFHASIYGFVNGCLPLVGLGSIQLKSKYLGTLLSATSFDADGAIFPLAFGVVDVETDESWMWFLSELHKLLELNIEKIPHLTILSDGQKGIVDAVKRKFPSASHGFCMRHLSENIGREFKNSRLVQLLWKAAHSITTIGFKERMEEIEEVSADAAKWIKQVPPSRWAVAYFEGSRYMHIECCHLGARGIGV